In one Marispirochaeta aestuarii genomic region, the following are encoded:
- the fliD gene encoding flagellar filament capping protein FliD: protein MSDFSIPGVSSKYNTDKMIEDLMKLERVPLTRAEERIETFELQKRNWQEINRGLARVQDSAKKLFGFENPFMERLAVSGDESILGASASREAVEETRSVLVKKVARADRFLSDSLDNDFRVAKGIYGFSIGDREFSFSYNGGTLADFAATLQRRSNGLLRSSVVKNTPSTQVLMIEGTRTGSSNTISFLEDSRRLALDAGILKQAAAGSRTVEPTPETVKTPAGAVSGSAAISEGKLVLEPQTRRELQFSPPIRPEAGFMLEFTVEIEKLPEDEYVPPEPPSGPASPDPGGVTLDDVTVRNFGTNPALPSWSPPPPPVKTLDMNILSLRQSGSSVRLPPLRDQEGTQTVQVPLEPGSGSIQALIVDNINTHRRVSVSAVRFYDPDSRGDLEPKNPVATASDAVIEVDGIEVIRESNEIDDVIQGVTLDLRRPGDQAIDLEITPDRKTAKDSIIEFVGYYNQLISQINIYTSRDETVVNELDYLSDDEREQALEKLGLFQGETSLTQMKNRLQRIMMDPYTTRSGSELALLAQIGISTNSRTGGALRASRLRGYLEIDEAALDKALESRLESVKDLFGYDSDGDLIVDQGAAVSIDNYIRPYVQTGGIIAYKTSAIDGQIDRTNREIVNLERSLERKEQQLRREYGMMEGALQQLEDNSRSLESFNNRNQD from the coding sequence ATGTCCGACTTCTCGATCCCGGGTGTCTCAAGCAAATATAATACCGACAAAATGATAGAAGATCTCATGAAGCTTGAACGCGTTCCCCTTACCCGGGCCGAGGAGCGCATCGAGACTTTCGAGCTTCAAAAGCGCAACTGGCAGGAGATAAACAGAGGCCTTGCCCGGGTCCAGGACAGTGCAAAAAAGCTCTTTGGCTTTGAAAACCCTTTTATGGAACGCCTGGCCGTTTCCGGCGACGAAAGCATACTCGGAGCAAGCGCTTCCAGAGAGGCTGTTGAAGAGACCAGATCCGTCCTGGTAAAGAAAGTCGCCAGGGCCGACCGGTTTTTATCCGACAGTCTGGACAATGATTTTCGGGTAGCCAAAGGCATCTACGGTTTCAGTATCGGTGACCGGGAATTTTCCTTTTCCTATAACGGCGGAACCCTTGCGGATTTTGCCGCTACCCTGCAGCGGCGTTCCAACGGACTTTTACGCAGTTCCGTTGTAAAGAATACCCCCTCCACACAGGTTCTGATGATAGAAGGAACCCGTACCGGCAGTTCGAATACAATCAGTTTTCTCGAAGATTCCCGGCGTCTTGCCCTGGACGCAGGTATCCTGAAGCAGGCAGCCGCCGGTTCCCGCACCGTCGAACCGACCCCCGAGACGGTAAAGACTCCGGCGGGAGCCGTTTCGGGGTCTGCCGCCATCAGCGAGGGAAAGCTCGTTCTCGAACCTCAGACCCGCAGGGAGCTGCAGTTCAGCCCTCCCATACGGCCCGAAGCAGGCTTTATGCTCGAGTTTACCGTGGAGATTGAAAAGCTCCCCGAAGATGAATATGTCCCTCCCGAGCCGCCCTCCGGACCGGCTTCACCCGATCCGGGCGGGGTAACCCTCGATGATGTGACGGTACGCAACTTTGGAACGAATCCGGCATTGCCTTCATGGTCGCCTCCTCCCCCGCCGGTAAAAACCCTGGACATGAACATTCTGAGTCTCCGGCAGAGCGGAAGCTCGGTCAGGCTCCCTCCCCTTCGGGACCAGGAAGGTACCCAGACTGTCCAGGTTCCCCTGGAACCCGGCAGCGGAAGCATACAGGCCTTGATTGTTGATAATATCAATACCCATCGCAGGGTCAGTGTTTCAGCGGTCCGTTTTTACGATCCCGATTCCCGGGGAGATCTCGAACCGAAGAACCCTGTGGCCACAGCCTCAGATGCAGTTATCGAGGTTGATGGAATCGAGGTAATCCGGGAATCCAACGAGATCGACGATGTGATTCAGGGGGTAACCCTTGATCTTCGACGTCCCGGGGATCAGGCGATCGACCTGGAAATAACCCCGGACAGAAAGACCGCAAAGGATTCCATTATCGAGTTTGTCGGGTACTATAATCAGCTGATAAGCCAGATAAACATCTACACCAGTCGTGACGAGACGGTTGTCAATGAACTTGATTATCTCAGCGACGATGAACGCGAGCAGGCCCTTGAGAAACTCGGGCTTTTTCAGGGAGAAACAAGCCTGACCCAGATGAAAAACCGTCTTCAGCGCATTATGATGGACCCCTACACCACCCGTTCAGGCAGTGAACTTGCCCTGCTGGCACAAATCGGGATTTCAACCAACAGCAGAACAGGAGGAGCATTGCGGGCCTCAAGGCTCCGGGGATATCTGGAAATAGATGAAGCCGCCCTGGACAAGGCACTTGAATCCCGGCTGGAAAGCGTAAAAGACCTCTTCGGCTACGATTCCGACGGAGACCTGATTGTCGACCAGGGTGCAGCGGTCTCCATCGATAACTATATCCGGCCCTATGTCCAGACCGGAGGCATAATTGCCTATAAAACCTCGGCCATCGATGGTCAGATCGACAGAACCAACCGCGAAATCGTCAATCTTGAACGCAGCCTGGAACGGAAAGAGCAGCAGTTACGCCGTGAGTATGGTATGATGGAAGGAGCATTACAGCAGCTTGAAGACAATTCCAGATCTCTGGAGAGCTTTAACAACCGTAATCAGGATTAA
- a CDS encoding PilZ domain-containing protein codes for MRILIQTTFQWKETDPVSMVIAGLIFAGFIVFLFIANAASRNSTGRPSSGGNRRFSRRSFYVRAKSLGLNHVQIKTLQNLIKRFQPVNPNNILYNSSQLDSLLRRGIQSIDGLSASDQQKENQKLQLYRIKQSIERNSSRKTLYSNTKQLTAGIQLVLTPEHGGRFQSKLLTNLKGSLAASVPLDAEGHQIRWKRWTKLNVFFWRSNGQGYFFTTKISGYGKVRSADALLLNHTSSITQAQQRKYRRRSIERPAYFFPVRIMTEGIGKDAKKRAYVEGNRGTLATMLDISSGGCSIRTSRPLSKGDLIKVDFETDQRSKISFYGKVMHTRKARPFGGVMHIMFTRISKRNLNNINAYIYNYSTS; via the coding sequence ATGAGGATACTCATACAGACGACCTTTCAATGGAAGGAGACCGACCCTGTCTCCATGGTGATCGCAGGGCTTATCTTTGCCGGTTTTATTGTTTTTCTTTTTATCGCCAATGCTGCTTCCCGGAATTCCACAGGCAGACCCTCTTCCGGCGGAAACAGGCGCTTCAGCAGACGGTCTTTCTACGTCCGGGCCAAGAGCCTGGGTCTGAATCATGTCCAGATCAAGACCCTGCAGAACCTGATCAAACGCTTCCAGCCTGTCAATCCCAACAATATTCTGTACAACTCATCCCAGCTTGACTCCCTCCTCAGGCGGGGAATTCAGAGTATTGACGGCCTGAGCGCTTCGGATCAGCAGAAGGAAAACCAGAAGCTCCAATTGTATCGTATAAAACAGAGTATTGAACGTAATTCAAGCCGCAAGACCCTCTATTCGAACACGAAACAGCTGACCGCGGGGATACAGCTTGTCCTTACCCCGGAACATGGGGGACGCTTTCAGAGCAAGCTCCTGACCAATCTCAAGGGCTCTCTGGCGGCCTCTGTTCCCCTGGATGCCGAGGGACACCAGATACGATGGAAACGCTGGACGAAACTCAATGTTTTTTTCTGGCGCTCCAACGGACAGGGATACTTCTTTACTACAAAAATCAGCGGCTATGGAAAGGTCCGGTCCGCGGATGCCCTTTTATTGAACCACACATCCTCTATAACCCAGGCCCAGCAGCGTAAATACCGGCGACGCAGCATAGAACGTCCCGCCTACTTTTTTCCCGTCCGAATCATGACCGAGGGCATTGGAAAGGATGCCAAAAAGCGGGCCTACGTGGAAGGCAACCGGGGAACCCTGGCAACCATGCTGGACATTTCCAGCGGCGGCTGCAGCATTCGTACATCCAGACCGCTGTCAAAGGGTGACCTTATCAAAGTTGATTTCGAGACCGACCAGCGATCGAAAATTTCCTTTTACGGCAAGGTAATGCACACCAGAAAAGCGCGTCCCTTCGGCGGGGTAATGCATATAATGTTCACCCGTATCAGCAAACGTAACCTTAATAACATCAACGCCTACATTTACAACTACAGTACCTCCTGA
- the tsaE gene encoding tRNA (adenosine(37)-N6)-threonylcarbamoyltransferase complex ATPase subunit type 1 TsaE, with amino-acid sequence MNSHRCSSPEETISFGRSVGASLTAGDIVSLEGSLGAGKTTMAKGIIEALGVAETVTSPTFTIISEYSGRLPVYHMDLYRIEDEEELIHLGIDEIIYAGGISIIEWIDRLPELPSRYLRVLLEVVQPSGDRLVTVETIEGPSPS; translated from the coding sequence CTGAATTCCCACAGATGCAGCTCTCCTGAAGAGACCATCTCCTTTGGCCGCAGTGTAGGCGCTTCCCTGACGGCGGGAGATATTGTTTCTCTGGAGGGCAGCCTGGGCGCCGGCAAAACAACCATGGCCAAGGGTATTATCGAAGCCCTGGGCGTGGCAGAAACCGTAACAAGCCCGACCTTTACCATAATTTCTGAGTACTCCGGCAGGCTTCCGGTGTATCATATGGATCTGTACCGTATAGAGGACGAGGAAGAGCTCATTCATCTGGGCATCGATGAAATCATTTACGCCGGGGGAATATCCATAATCGAATGGATCGATCGCCTTCCAGAGTTGCCCTCCCGGTACCTGCGGGTCCTGCTGGAGGTTGTTCAGCCCTCGGGAGACAGGCTTGTCACGGTAGAAACTATCGAAGGACCGAGCCCCTCATGA
- the tsaB gene encoding tRNA (adenosine(37)-N6)-threonylcarbamoyltransferase complex dimerization subunit type 1 TsaB yields MKILAFDTSGPVLSVALETPRGRYALIRDIGLRHGEILASLIQQLCTDGETSIRDLDLIVCARGPGSFTGLRIGMSLAKGLSAGSGVPLVSLPVPDILVHPYSFYASPVIPVIDAKKGRFYGACYIGGTRKSEYFDLDAETIVRRYNSAEGILIAGPDAELFKSGLSETGNVSFAPYSPTAVFDMLSMGPVQLETTGPDAPGQGPLYIRKSEAELGMEKDNGG; encoded by the coding sequence ATGAAAATCCTGGCCTTTGACACCTCCGGTCCTGTGCTGTCCGTCGCCCTTGAGACCCCGCGGGGAAGATATGCCCTGATCCGTGATATCGGTCTGCGCCACGGGGAAATTCTGGCCTCCCTTATTCAGCAGCTCTGCACTGATGGGGAAACATCAATACGGGACCTGGATCTTATTGTCTGTGCCCGCGGTCCGGGCTCCTTCACCGGTCTTCGTATAGGCATGTCCCTGGCCAAGGGGCTTTCCGCCGGAAGCGGAGTTCCCCTGGTTTCCCTTCCGGTACCGGATATTCTTGTTCACCCCTACTCCTTTTACGCGTCCCCGGTAATTCCGGTAATCGATGCCAAAAAAGGACGCTTTTACGGGGCATGCTACATCGGCGGAACCAGGAAAAGCGAATATTTTGATCTGGATGCAGAAACGATTGTACGACGTTATAATTCAGCCGAAGGGATTCTTATAGCTGGCCCCGATGCGGAACTTTTCAAATCCGGACTCTCCGAGACCGGGAATGTTTCCTTTGCCCCTTACTCTCCGACAGCGGTTTTTGATATGCTTTCCATGGGACCGGTTCAGCTTGAAACGACCGGTCCGGATGCTCCCGGGCAGGGTCCCCTGTATATACGGAAAAGTGAAGCAGAACTGGGAATGGAGAAGGATAATGGAGGATGA
- a CDS encoding HD-GYP domain-containing protein — protein MEDDRTGIIRFKENHHKRSAVPQAVLGSDLHTTWVNKAFKDLFHHQDTCTGEHIATFAHLTGLDGRSLFHQLKDPSTGYSFTGNGESRFQHYPRLITNVHIVPIFQEPYADEIIEGYCAYFHDATQSHKQSLRAIFLSLLEASRMKDNDTGRHIERVNRYSALMAEYMYKDGTDLQVDRDFVDNISFLAAMHDVGKIGVPDDILNKAGPLADWEWEIMTTHTLNGAYILGAYPDSMAVEIARSHHERWDGSGYPYGLMEDMIPLSARIVTIADVYDALRSRRAYKDEMSHEQASELIILGSRTQFDPDLVEIFRVLKDNFADIYNELDDASHPHSSGTKR, from the coding sequence ATGGAGGATGACAGGACGGGCATCATCCGTTTTAAGGAGAATCATCATAAGCGGAGTGCAGTTCCCCAGGCAGTTCTGGGATCCGATCTTCACACGACCTGGGTAAATAAGGCCTTCAAGGATCTTTTTCACCACCAGGATACCTGTACCGGCGAACATATAGCGACTTTTGCACACCTGACCGGACTCGATGGGAGATCCCTCTTCCATCAACTGAAAGATCCTTCGACGGGCTACTCCTTTACCGGTAATGGAGAAAGCAGATTCCAGCATTACCCGCGGCTCATTACCAATGTTCATATTGTTCCCATATTCCAGGAACCCTATGCCGATGAAATCATCGAAGGATACTGTGCCTATTTTCACGATGCCACACAAAGTCACAAACAAAGCTTAAGGGCGATCTTTTTGAGTCTTCTGGAAGCATCCCGGATGAAGGACAATGATACCGGCCGTCATATTGAGCGGGTTAATCGTTACTCCGCTCTTATGGCTGAATACATGTACAAGGATGGTACGGATTTACAGGTAGACCGTGATTTTGTGGATAACATATCCTTCCTGGCTGCCATGCATGATGTAGGAAAGATAGGTGTTCCCGATGACATCCTCAATAAAGCGGGCCCTCTGGCGGACTGGGAATGGGAAATCATGACCACCCACACCTTGAACGGGGCCTATATTCTCGGGGCCTATCCTGATTCCATGGCGGTCGAAATTGCCAGGAGTCATCATGAACGCTGGGACGGTTCCGGGTATCCCTATGGCCTTATGGAAGATATGATTCCCTTGAGCGCCCGTATCGTTACCATTGCGGATGTCTACGATGCCCTGCGCAGCAGGCGTGCGTACAAGGATGAGATGAGTCACGAGCAAGCTTCAGAATTGATTATACTCGGGAGCAGAACTCAGTTCGACCCTGACCTGGTGGAAATATTCCGGGTCCTCAAGGATAATTTCGCCGATATCTACAATGAACTCGACGACGCTAGTCATCCTCACTCTTCCGGGACGAAGAGGTAA
- the csrA gene encoding carbon storage regulator CsrA, with the protein MLILSRKLNEKIIINDTIEVSVVEIKGDHVKLGILAPKTVKVYRHEVYEAIQSENRAASKSPSDLGSLADFFTSSSRKSEDD; encoded by the coding sequence ATGCTGATACTCTCGCGAAAACTGAATGAGAAGATCATAATAAATGATACCATCGAGGTCTCCGTCGTTGAAATCAAGGGAGACCATGTAAAGCTGGGAATCCTTGCACCAAAAACTGTAAAGGTCTATCGCCACGAAGTCTATGAGGCAATCCAGAGTGAGAACAGGGCAGCCTCAAAAAGTCCCTCGGACCTTGGAAGCCTGGCGGATTTTTTTACCTCTTCGTCCCGGAAGAGTGAGGATGACTAG
- a CDS encoding flagellar assembly protein FliW, translating to MMIDTKAYGELDIDERQRITLQKGLFGFEGFTEFALMDSEHPPFYWFQSLDERDIAFVLIDPRVFRPDYSPAVSTEDLEALGILKEGDANLLVFSIVTIPEDQKRMTANLQGPLLINRQTRQGRQIISGDERWHVRHSIIEEMKHAGEDTAC from the coding sequence ATGATGATTGATACCAAAGCTTACGGGGAACTGGACATTGACGAAAGACAGAGAATTACCCTGCAAAAAGGGCTCTTCGGATTCGAGGGTTTTACTGAATTCGCCTTGATGGACTCTGAACATCCCCCTTTCTACTGGTTCCAATCGCTGGATGAACGGGACATAGCCTTTGTTCTGATAGACCCCCGGGTATTCCGGCCTGATTATTCTCCCGCTGTTTCCACTGAAGACCTTGAAGCCCTGGGGATCCTCAAAGAGGGGGATGCGAACCTTCTCGTTTTTTCCATAGTTACCATTCCTGAGGATCAGAAAAGAATGACCGCCAACCTGCAGGGGCCGCTCCTGATTAATCGTCAGACCCGGCAGGGCCGGCAGATTATCTCGGGGGACGAACGCTGGCACGTGCGGCACAGCATCATCGAAGAGATGAAACATGCGGGGGAGGATACCGCATGCTGA
- a CDS encoding flagellar hook-associated protein 3, which produces MNRVSTNQANNDMIYHTYRRQKLMNDLQNKMAEQTRIKELRDAPVAAAHSARFLSRISRLERFQENVENVQSFRRVAEGYMNEANQILHRIREIAVQGATGTFTKDDKKIMGQEVNELLKELVEVANSSGADGSKLFGGDRNITEPFRALESRHPEINGRVISKVDYVGGNKDNFVEISDENLIPAGFRGNNIFWAEQHQIFSGVNAETYTVAEDTAILIDGVRVPLAAGDNIHGIIAKIKDSDAAVDAYLDPVSNSLNIRSTVPHQILLEDEQGGTVLQDLGVVSGNGRPPFNIASDARESGGSVFDMVISLRDSLYSGDTLDIGGRGIQGITTAQNNLVQEIAKLGSVDERMEIVWNRLNREIPQTQEQNSLASDIDMAEAILELKMLEYTHKAALQTAGRILQPTLMDFLR; this is translated from the coding sequence ATGAACAGAGTTAGCACGAACCAGGCAAACAACGACATGATCTACCACACCTACCGCCGGCAGAAGCTGATGAATGACCTTCAGAACAAGATGGCGGAACAGACGAGGATCAAGGAACTGCGGGATGCACCGGTAGCCGCAGCCCATTCAGCCCGCTTTCTCTCCCGGATTTCCCGGCTGGAACGTTTCCAGGAGAACGTGGAGAATGTCCAGAGCTTCCGCCGGGTGGCCGAGGGTTACATGAACGAGGCCAATCAGATTCTCCACCGGATACGGGAAATCGCCGTCCAGGGAGCCACCGGCACCTTTACAAAGGATGACAAAAAGATTATGGGCCAGGAGGTCAATGAGCTTCTGAAGGAGCTGGTGGAAGTAGCCAACTCCTCCGGTGCAGACGGAAGCAAACTATTCGGAGGAGACCGGAATATCACCGAGCCCTTCCGTGCTCTGGAATCCAGGCATCCGGAAATCAATGGAAGGGTTATTTCCAAGGTCGACTATGTGGGGGGCAACAAAGACAACTTTGTGGAGATATCCGATGAAAATCTGATTCCCGCAGGGTTCCGGGGCAACAATATTTTCTGGGCGGAGCAGCATCAGATCTTCTCCGGTGTGAACGCCGAAACTTATACGGTTGCGGAGGATACCGCGATCCTGATAGACGGGGTACGTGTTCCTCTTGCTGCGGGAGACAATATTCACGGCATTATCGCCAAAATAAAGGATTCCGATGCGGCGGTGGATGCCTACCTGGATCCCGTCTCAAATTCTCTGAATATTCGCAGTACTGTGCCCCACCAGATTCTTCTGGAAGACGAACAGGGGGGTACAGTACTGCAGGATCTGGGTGTTGTTTCCGGAAACGGACGACCTCCTTTCAATATCGCTTCGGATGCCCGGGAATCCGGCGGTTCGGTATTTGACATGGTAATATCCCTGCGTGACAGTCTCTACTCGGGGGATACCCTCGATATCGGCGGACGTGGTATCCAGGGAATCACCACAGCCCAGAATAACCTGGTCCAGGAGATCGCCAAACTGGGATCCGTTGATGAACGGATGGAGATTGTCTGGAACCGTCTGAACCGTGAAATCCCCCAGACTCAGGAACAGAACTCACTGGCTTCTGATATCGACATGGCGGAGGCCATTCTGGAGCTCAAGATGCTTGAATACACCCACAAGGCGGCCCTTCAGACCGCCGGACGCATTCTGCAGCCCACTTTGATGGATTTCCTGCGTTAA
- the flgK gene encoding flagellar hook-associated protein FlgK, producing MQSTFSGIEIGKRSLIAHTQGMTTVGHNLSNASVEGYSRQRVHFKPTDALYMPQLNRENTPGQIGQGVDITRIERVHDELLEGKIVSRANGRGYWEARDSYMLQLEQVYNEPTESSVRTLMDRFWDSWQELSIHPQEGAARQAVVQRGEALMDGIHRQYSRMKEIRNMVEDDLTATVGRVNAILNDVRSLNEEILKVEALGDNPNDLLDRRDLLVKELSGLINITVDNRDPDEFSIHTQGRHLMQGRVLTPLRTDPNPLNEGYSTVRWAESGEEAYFTGGKLQALLDLRDGDIRGEIQKLDVLAMNYIDLVNEIHRSAYGLDGQNGRAFFEEVPFVTDVAGNYDRNGDGEFDSSYIFRVSGTNNLNPQDHLGLQGTITLSGPQGNIEIPYNPTDTVGDVISRINRSGAEVVARLDQSGRMAMKALPATELENPDFVIRHIEDSGQFLVGYAGILQGSGAEGAYDWEQADAVLAFRGGGDNYAVAPVAHPSGWIEISGALKNDINRLAAGFGENGRPANPGDGSAALSVAQLRTRPVMLGNLMSFDDFFAETIADAGLRGEQAQRTFETENLVMKELEGMKQALSGVNIDEEFSQLIKFQHGYNAAARFISTFNSMLDTIINRLGV from the coding sequence ATGCAATCAACCTTTTCCGGCATTGAAATCGGCAAACGAAGCCTGATAGCCCATACCCAGGGCATGACAACGGTGGGACACAACCTGAGCAACGCTTCTGTCGAAGGTTACTCCCGTCAGCGGGTCCATTTCAAACCCACCGATGCCCTCTATATGCCACAGTTGAACCGGGAGAATACCCCTGGGCAGATAGGCCAGGGGGTGGATATTACCCGGATAGAGCGGGTCCATGACGAACTCCTGGAGGGCAAGATTGTCTCCCGGGCAAACGGAAGGGGGTACTGGGAGGCCAGGGACTCCTATATGCTGCAGCTCGAACAGGTGTATAACGAGCCCACAGAATCTTCGGTCCGAACCCTGATGGACCGTTTCTGGGACTCCTGGCAGGAGTTGTCCATACACCCCCAGGAGGGAGCTGCCCGGCAGGCGGTGGTACAGAGAGGCGAGGCTCTGATGGACGGTATCCATCGCCAGTACTCCCGGATGAAGGAGATCCGCAACATGGTGGAGGATGATCTGACCGCCACCGTGGGCAGGGTTAACGCAATACTCAACGATGTACGATCCCTGAACGAGGAGATTCTTAAGGTGGAAGCCCTGGGGGACAACCCCAACGATCTGCTTGACCGCCGTGATCTTCTTGTCAAGGAGCTTTCGGGCCTCATCAATATTACCGTGGATAACCGCGACCCCGACGAGTTTTCCATTCATACCCAGGGGCGGCATCTGATGCAGGGGAGGGTCCTTACCCCCCTGCGAACCGACCCGAATCCCCTGAACGAAGGCTACTCCACCGTCCGCTGGGCGGAGAGCGGCGAAGAGGCCTATTTTACCGGAGGAAAACTCCAGGCCCTGCTGGATTTGCGGGACGGAGACATCCGCGGGGAGATTCAGAAGCTCGATGTCCTGGCCATGAATTATATCGATCTTGTTAACGAGATCCATCGTTCCGCCTATGGTCTGGACGGACAGAATGGCCGGGCCTTTTTTGAAGAAGTTCCCTTTGTTACAGATGTGGCGGGAAACTACGACCGTAACGGAGACGGGGAGTTCGATTCCTCCTACATTTTCCGGGTCAGCGGAACAAACAATCTCAATCCTCAGGATCATCTGGGCCTGCAGGGCACTATTACGCTGTCCGGTCCGCAGGGAAATATAGAAATCCCCTATAATCCCACGGATACCGTAGGGGATGTAATCAGCAGAATCAACCGCTCAGGGGCCGAAGTCGTGGCACGGCTTGACCAGTCCGGAAGAATGGCCATGAAGGCTCTGCCGGCGACGGAGCTTGAAAATCCCGATTTTGTTATCCGCCACATCGAGGATTCCGGACAGTTTCTCGTGGGCTATGCCGGCATTCTTCAGGGCTCGGGAGCCGAGGGAGCCTATGACTGGGAACAGGCCGACGCGGTTCTGGCTTTCCGCGGCGGTGGAGATAATTATGCCGTAGCTCCGGTGGCCCACCCATCGGGCTGGATAGAAATCTCAGGGGCCTTGAAAAACGATATCAATCGCCTTGCCGCCGGGTTCGGTGAAAACGGCAGGCCTGCGAATCCCGGAGACGGGAGCGCTGCCCTCTCTGTAGCCCAGCTGAGAACGCGCCCTGTAATGCTGGGAAACCTGATGAGCTTCGACGACTTTTTTGCAGAAACCATAGCCGATGCCGGCTTGAGGGGTGAACAGGCTCAGCGGACCTTCGAAACGGAGAACCTGGTAATGAAGGAGCTTGAAGGAATGAAACAGGCCCTCTCCGGGGTAAATATAGACGAAGAGTTCTCTCAGCTTATTAAATTTCAGCACGGATACAACGCTGCAGCCAGATTTATCAGCACCTTTAATTCCATGCTCGACACAATCATTAACCGCCTTGGAGTTTGA
- the flgN gene encoding flagellar export chaperone FlgN, producing the protein MVRGLHFLLNRRRQTAEYRRRGVSMSTKGLKTAKELVQIMKQEISLMEEFRCNEEKLRDALKQSDWTSLSDHMERMGQIADWIDTTEKKRRDAYSALCADFDADDSIPFYQAIMSLPEDMRCECAELYRSLKFTTVKIKGVTWSLDSHIRSVSDTMQAVLNELFPYRKGRIYSRHGKTRTADTEPLVVNQHL; encoded by the coding sequence CGGCGCAGGCAAACAGCCGAATATAGAAGAAGAGGAGTATCTATGTCCACCAAGGGTTTAAAAACTGCTAAAGAACTAGTTCAAATCATGAAACAGGAAATCTCCCTTATGGAGGAGTTCCGGTGCAACGAAGAAAAGCTTCGAGATGCCCTCAAGCAGAGCGACTGGACTTCCCTGTCGGATCATATGGAACGTATGGGGCAGATCGCCGACTGGATTGATACAACAGAAAAAAAACGCCGGGATGCCTATTCCGCCCTGTGCGCGGATTTTGATGCAGACGATTCAATTCCCTTTTACCAGGCAATAATGAGTCTGCCCGAGGATATGCGCTGCGAATGTGCGGAACTGTACCGCAGCCTGAAATTCACTACCGTTAAAATCAAGGGAGTTACCTGGAGCCTGGACAGCCATATACGAAGTGTCAGCGATACAATGCAGGCTGTCCTGAACGAACTCTTTCCCTACCGCAAGGGGCGGATTTATTCCCGCCATGGAAAGACCAGGACTGCTGACACTGAACCGCTGGTGGTAAACCAGCACCTGTAA